Proteins found in one Kwoniella bestiolae CBS 10118 chromosome 1, complete sequence genomic segment:
- a CDS encoding 60S ribosomal protein uL4 yields the protein MAARPTVTVWSASGESSGSVPLPAVFTAPIRLDVVQQVHKSIAKNRRQPYAVAENAGHQTSAESWGTGRAVARIPRVGGGGTQRSGQAAFGNMCRGGRMFAPTKTWRKWHVKVNQNQRRYAVASALAASALPSLVLARGHRIEQIQEVPLVVSSSLESVTKTKEAVELLKATAAYADIAKVSNSRKLRAGKGKMRNRRYRQRRGPLVVYAKDEGLTRAFKNVPGVETCPVESLNLLQLAPGGHVGRFIIWTEAAIAALDSVYEKKSGFNLPTAKITSSDVTRLINSDEIQSVVRPAGPAVQKRPFTQKKNPLRNKAILFRLNPYAKSLRRHELLRQEHDKKGSVRKTAPGAAGKEFLEILHSA from the exons ATGGCTGCTCGACCCACCGTTACCGTCTGGTCCGCCTCTGGCGAGTCTTCCGGCTCTGTCCCTCTCCCAGCCGTCTTCACTGCTCCTATTAGATTGGATGTCGTTCAACAAGTTCACA AATCCATCGCTAAGAACAGAAGACAACCTTACGCTGTCGCTGAAAACGCCGGTCACCAAACCTCTGCCGAGTCTTGGGGTACTGGTCGAGCTGTCGCTCGTATCCCCCGTgtaggtggtggtggtaccCAACGATCCGGTCAAGCCGCTTTCGGTAACATGTGTCGAGGTGGTCGAATGTTCGCCCCCACCAAGACCTGGAGAAAATGGCACGTCAAGGTCAACCAAAACCAACGACGATACGCCGTTGCCTCCGCCTTGGCCGCCTCTGCCCTCCCCTCATTGGTTCTTGCCAGAGGACACCGAATCGAACAAATCCAAGAAGTGCCTTTGGTcgtctcctcttccctcgaATCAGTCACCAAGACCAAGGAGGCCGTCGAGCTCCTCAAGGCTACCGCCGCTTACGCCGATATCGCCAAGGTCTCCAACTCCAGGAAACTCAGAGCCGGTAAGGGTAAGATGAGGAACAGAAGATACAGACAACGAAGAGGTCCTTTAGTCGTCTACGCCAAGGATGAAGGTCTCACCCGAGCCTTCAAGAACGTCCCCGGTGTCGAGACTTGCCCCGTCGaatctctcaacctccttcaactcgCCCCTGGTGGTCACGTCGGTCGATTCATCATCTGGACCGAGGCTGCTATCGCCGCCCTCGACTCAGTCTACGAGAAGAAATCTGGcttcaacctccccaccGCCAAGATCACCTCCTCAGACGTCACCAGACTCATCAACTCCGATGAGATCCAATCCGTCGTCCGACCCGCCGGTCCCGCCGTCCAAAAGA GACCCTTCACCCAAAAGAAGAACCCTCTCCGAAACAAGGCCATCCTCTTCAGACTCAACCCTTACGCCAAGTCTCTCCGAAGACACGAGCTCCTCAGACAAGAGCACGACAAGAAGGGTTCAGTCCGAAAGACCGCTCCTGGTGCTGCTGGAAAGGAATTCCTCGAAATCCTCCACTCTGCTTAG